Proteins found in one Corynebacterium freneyi genomic segment:
- a CDS encoding 2'-5' RNA ligase family protein, whose amino-acid sequence MRLFASIRPPEEVREHLVTALRPIRDDNGPLLRWTDPDQWHLTVAFYGERPDGSVDELAEHIAAAVATTPTPPELDLHLRGAGSFSGRTLWIGVGGDVAPLRHLMAACAHDPFAADDDPDPDDPSAVLSGGSGSRRSGSRGSRADDQTERRRAHLTVARLRAREQGGRRDDRRSHRRSAWAGDRRRGRFGDRAGRDLARPARHDGATLLHDVVHALSVYAGPTWSATEIELVSSRLGEGRSGGPLHETVATIPFAPGR is encoded by the coding sequence ATGAGATTGTTCGCGTCGATTCGTCCGCCGGAGGAGGTCCGGGAGCACCTCGTCACGGCGCTGCGCCCGATTCGAGACGACAATGGCCCGCTGTTGAGGTGGACCGATCCCGACCAGTGGCATCTCACCGTGGCGTTCTACGGCGAACGTCCGGACGGTTCGGTCGACGAACTGGCCGAGCACATCGCCGCCGCCGTGGCGACCACGCCGACCCCGCCCGAACTGGACCTGCATCTGCGCGGGGCGGGCAGCTTCTCGGGGCGGACGCTGTGGATCGGCGTCGGCGGCGACGTCGCGCCGTTGCGTCACCTGATGGCCGCCTGCGCCCACGATCCCTTCGCCGCCGACGACGATCCCGACCCCGATGATCCGTCCGCCGTTCTTTCGGGCGGCTCCGGTTCCCGTCGCTCCGGTTCCCGCGGCTCGCGGGCCGACGACCAAACGGAACGTCGTCGCGCCCACCTCACCGTGGCGCGTCTGCGTGCCCGCGAGCAGGGCGGGCGTCGCGATGACCGCCGGTCTCACCGACGGAGCGCGTGGGCCGGGGATCGCCGTCGCGGCCGGTTCGGCGACCGTGCGGGTCGCGACCTCGCCCGCCCCGCACGGCATGATGGCGCGACGTTGCTTCACGACGTCGTCCACGCCCTGAGCGTGTACGCGGGCCCGACGTGGTCGGCCACGGAGATCGAGCTGGTCAGCTCACGTCTCGGCGAGGGCCGTTCCGGCGGACCGTTGCACGAGACGGTCGCGACCATCCCCTTCGCCCCCGGCCGCTGA
- a CDS encoding fructosamine kinase family protein — MFAKRSETGWERPAAKAADATHVKARPGAPAGFFALEAAGLRWLKEPEADGGARVVDVVEVGRNKLVLRKISAGRASACKAREFGEALARTHDAGAPAFGAPPEGWERDGWFGPLDDPRTMRLTPRTRFGQFWAHDRIAPAVAELARRPGCYAPSELAVFERLIEKLLDGEFDDDEAPARVHGDLWWGNLMWDDAGAILIDPAAHGGHREEDLAMLGMFGTPHLDDIIAGYESVHPLPGREERAPLHRLYAVLMHAVLFGGGYAGQALNIAKRYA, encoded by the coding sequence ATGTTCGCGAAACGCTCCGAAACCGGGTGGGAACGCCCGGCCGCGAAAGCCGCAGACGCCACCCACGTCAAGGCCCGCCCCGGTGCGCCCGCCGGGTTCTTCGCCCTCGAAGCCGCCGGCCTGCGATGGCTGAAGGAGCCCGAAGCCGACGGCGGAGCGCGGGTCGTCGACGTCGTCGAGGTGGGCCGCAACAAGCTGGTTCTGCGCAAAATCTCGGCGGGGCGGGCGTCGGCGTGCAAGGCGCGGGAGTTCGGCGAAGCCCTCGCCCGCACGCACGACGCCGGAGCCCCCGCATTCGGCGCGCCGCCCGAGGGGTGGGAACGCGACGGCTGGTTCGGGCCGCTCGACGACCCCCGGACCATGCGACTGACGCCGCGCACGCGATTCGGGCAATTCTGGGCCCACGACCGCATCGCCCCCGCCGTCGCCGAACTCGCCCGGCGCCCCGGCTGTTACGCGCCGTCGGAACTGGCCGTGTTCGAGCGGCTCATCGAGAAGCTGCTCGACGGCGAGTTCGACGACGACGAAGCCCCCGCCCGCGTTCACGGCGACCTGTGGTGGGGCAACCTGATGTGGGATGACGCCGGGGCGATCCTCATCGACCCCGCCGCGCACGGAGGACACCGCGAGGAGGACCTGGCGATGCTCGGGATGTTCGGGACGCCGCACCTCGACGACATCATCGCCGGCTACGAGTCGGTTCACCCGCTGCCGGGCCGCGAGGAACGGGCGCCGCTGCACCGCCTCTATGCGGTGCTCATGCATGCGGTGCTTTTCGGCGGCGGGTACGCGGGGCAGGCGCTGAACATCGCGAAACGGTACGCGTAG
- a CDS encoding CPBP family intramembrane glutamic endopeptidase, with product MTEASSRGNRTPTPRRLKAEILVVLAVTFGTSALSAIVRLIGALVGGSLRDQPVSLNDALADDPWFNGALHLVRIVGLLAWGGLAWYLLRADGIRSMPGRMRAGDWAWGAGLAALIGIPGLALYVLGVAAGFGRPIDPAAMGVTAVTVVPLLGWAAANAVAEEFVVVGWLVVRLRQLWGGDLHDDARLTRRTVASIIAASALLRGAYHLYQGVGAGVGNVVMGVVFAAWFLRTGRVWPLVIAHFLIDAVAFTGYPLVAPWLESLV from the coding sequence ATGACGGAGGCGTCGTCACGCGGCAACCGCACGCCAACGCCGCGCCGGCTCAAAGCGGAGATCCTGGTCGTGCTGGCCGTGACGTTCGGCACTTCGGCCCTCAGCGCGATCGTGCGGCTCATCGGCGCCCTGGTCGGGGGTTCGCTGCGGGATCAGCCGGTGTCGCTCAACGATGCGCTGGCGGATGACCCGTGGTTCAACGGCGCGCTGCATCTGGTCCGCATCGTCGGACTGCTCGCGTGGGGCGGTCTGGCGTGGTACCTGCTGCGCGCCGACGGCATCCGGTCCATGCCCGGCCGCATGCGCGCCGGTGATTGGGCGTGGGGCGCGGGCCTGGCGGCGCTGATCGGCATCCCCGGGCTGGCGTTGTACGTCCTCGGCGTCGCGGCGGGATTCGGCAGGCCGATCGATCCGGCGGCGATGGGCGTCACCGCCGTCACCGTCGTGCCGCTGCTGGGTTGGGCCGCGGCGAATGCGGTCGCAGAAGAGTTCGTCGTCGTCGGCTGGCTGGTGGTGCGGTTGCGGCAGTTGTGGGGCGGGGATTTGCATGACGACGCCCGCCTGACGCGCAGAACCGTCGCATCGATCATCGCGGCGTCGGCCCTGCTGCGCGGGGCGTACCACCTGTATCAGGGCGTGGGCGCGGGGGTCGGCAACGTCGTGATGGGCGTCGTCTTCGCCGCGTGGTTCCTGCGCACCGGACGCGTGTGGCCGCTGGTCATCGCGCATTTCCTCATCGACGCCGTGGCGTTTACCGGATACCCGCTGGTGGCGCCGTGGCTGGAGTCGCTGGTCTGA
- a CDS encoding LCP family protein — protein MDGSDQPRDDREIVRGRDGKPLRDRYGRPIYRRSAQPRRDASPADDRRQRFSGRPRTPEGYLTRADVEELRRLRERGLRPGEGRHAEPRRRPAPSDAPPRRPRSSDTRVFQRPDDLRGDRPLYRGQDDPRFPPRGYDPDRGYSDHPDRPRGDRTRRLDDYDARDDAARRRGRGRRKALDDGRRPDRRPRNRRPRNLGFTIKSFLLVLLLVAGAGAMWVDFNLNRVDAFPDGDRPGRTMASNWLIVGSDSRDGLTDEDAANLATGAGDFGQRTDTIMIAHFPLVGKGRLVSLPRDSYVDIPGYGQNKINAAYSFGGARLLAETIEHNTGIRIDHYAEIGFGGFASIVDAMGGIEMCPTEAIQDPLAGLDIDAGCQKFDGVTGLGYVRTRATAQGDLDRVARQREFMGAMVDRVSSPAVWLNPWRWYRLGSTGAKALTVDSGDHVWHLGWLMLRMALGTESETVPTAGTMDTGHAGNVLLWDDAAAPAFFDELK, from the coding sequence ATGGATGGAAGCGATCAGCCCCGCGACGACCGCGAGATCGTGCGCGGCCGCGACGGCAAGCCCCTGCGCGACAGGTACGGCCGTCCCATTTACCGGCGGTCGGCGCAGCCGCGCCGCGATGCTTCCCCGGCCGATGACCGGCGGCAACGCTTCTCCGGGCGTCCGCGCACTCCCGAGGGATACCTGACCCGGGCCGACGTCGAGGAGCTGCGCCGCCTGCGCGAACGGGGCCTGCGCCCCGGCGAGGGCCGTCACGCCGAACCCCGCCGGCGCCCCGCCCCTTCCGATGCGCCGCCACGCCGTCCCCGCTCCTCCGACACCCGGGTGTTCCAGCGGCCCGACGATCTCCGCGGCGACCGCCCCCTCTACCGGGGCCAGGACGATCCCCGCTTCCCGCCCCGCGGCTACGACCCCGACCGCGGCTACTCCGACCACCCCGACCGGCCCCGCGGCGATCGCACGCGCCGGCTCGACGATTACGACGCCCGCGACGACGCAGCCCGAAGGCGTGGACGTGGACGTCGCAAAGCACTGGACGACGGACGCCGACCCGACCGCCGCCCCCGCAACCGCAGGCCCCGCAACCTCGGCTTCACCATCAAATCGTTCCTGCTGGTGCTGCTCCTCGTCGCCGGCGCCGGCGCAATGTGGGTCGACTTCAACCTCAACCGCGTCGACGCATTCCCCGACGGAGACCGCCCCGGACGAACCATGGCCAGCAACTGGCTCATCGTCGGCTCCGACTCCCGCGACGGACTCACCGACGAAGACGCCGCCAACCTCGCCACCGGCGCCGGCGACTTCGGCCAACGCACCGACACCATCATGATCGCCCACTTCCCCCTCGTCGGAAAGGGCCGCCTGGTGTCGCTGCCCCGCGACTCCTACGTCGACATCCCCGGGTACGGGCAAAACAAGATCAACGCCGCCTACTCCTTCGGCGGCGCCCGACTCCTCGCCGAAACCATCGAGCACAACACCGGCATCCGCATCGACCACTACGCCGAAATCGGCTTCGGCGGATTCGCCTCCATCGTCGACGCCATGGGCGGCATCGAAATGTGCCCCACCGAGGCCATCCAAGACCCCCTCGCCGGCCTCGACATCGACGCCGGCTGCCAGAAATTCGACGGCGTCACCGGCCTCGGCTACGTCCGCACCCGCGCCACCGCCCAAGGCGACCTCGACCGCGTCGCCCGCCAGCGCGAATTCATGGGTGCGATGGTCGACCGCGTCTCCTCCCCCGCCGTGTGGCTCAACCCCTGGCGCTGGTACCGCCTCGGCTCCACGGGCGCCAAGGCCCTCACCGTCGACTCCGGCGACCACGTCTGGCACCTCGGATGGCTGATGCTGCGGATGGCGCTGGGCACCGAATCCGAGACCGTCCCCACCGCCGGGACCATGGACACCGGGCACGCCGGCAACGTCCTGCTGTGGGATGACGCGGCGGCCCCCGCCTTCTTCGACGAATTGAAGTAG
- a CDS encoding glycerophosphodiester phosphodiesterase, with translation MEIIAHRGASGAHPEHTIGAYEAAVAEGADGVECDIRLTADGHLICMHDRTLNRTTDGSGAVGATTLEQIRRLNAGTWEKPQPVLEFDTFLEFAVANPEIGLFIETKHPVSTGLRTERVLRERLRHFGLDRDPRTRIISFAARSINAVGEMLPDLERIQLVKAPGARTAMQRYLGGPTAMGVDMYGARRDPMGMMSWNLPLYCWLAKTDVDVTYAKARGIDWLATDWPARARKALDSMPRVGGFDAATTAAMTSGMGEREARAARAERAHRAADLIAAQDTATAEAQGTPLSDFGADDSSPEVPLAQRDTGLRPEDAVDFDRDSLRPEDVTRTVAKPGTGTSH, from the coding sequence ATGGAGATCATCGCCCACCGCGGAGCCTCCGGCGCCCACCCCGAACACACCATCGGCGCCTATGAGGCGGCCGTCGCCGAAGGGGCCGACGGCGTCGAGTGCGACATCCGCCTCACCGCCGACGGTCACCTGATCTGCATGCACGACCGCACCCTGAACCGCACCACCGACGGTTCCGGCGCGGTCGGCGCGACGACGCTGGAGCAGATCCGCCGTCTCAACGCCGGCACGTGGGAGAAGCCGCAGCCGGTGCTGGAGTTCGACACGTTCCTCGAGTTCGCCGTCGCCAACCCGGAGATCGGACTGTTCATCGAGACCAAGCACCCCGTGTCCACCGGCCTGCGCACCGAGCGCGTGCTGCGGGAGCGTCTCCGCCACTTCGGCCTGGACCGCGACCCGCGGACCAGGATCATCAGCTTCGCCGCCCGGTCCATCAACGCCGTCGGCGAGATGCTGCCGGACCTGGAGCGCATCCAGCTGGTGAAGGCCCCGGGCGCCCGCACCGCCATGCAGCGCTACCTCGGCGGCCCCACCGCGATGGGCGTGGACATGTACGGCGCCCGCCGCGACCCGATGGGCATGATGTCGTGGAACCTGCCGCTGTACTGCTGGCTGGCCAAGACCGACGTCGACGTCACCTACGCCAAGGCGCGGGGCATCGACTGGCTGGCCACCGACTGGCCCGCCCGCGCCCGCAAGGCACTGGATTCCATGCCGCGCGTCGGCGGTTTCGACGCCGCCACCACCGCCGCGATGACCTCCGGCATGGGCGAACGCGAGGCCCGCGCCGCCCGGGCGGAACGCGCCCACCGGGCCGCCGACCTCATCGCCGCCCAGGACACCGCCACCGCCGAAGCGCAGGGCACCCCGCTCAGCGATTTCGGGGCGGACGACTCGTCGCCGGAGGTGCCGCTCGCCCAGCGCGACACCGGCCTGCGCCCCGAGGACGCCGTCGACTTCGACCGCGATTCCCTGCGGCCGGAGGACGTCACGCGGACCGTCGCAAAGCCGGGGACCGGAACCTCCCACTGA
- a CDS encoding pyruvate kinase, giving the protein MHHDVRPLIEQLDDLIGQLDRVSADAADTLAGVHPEHRAGAENLLQYAHLRTIDIRELQNGLHDLGVTSLTTAESGVYGRLVIARAVLRALIGEELDTDVDAIIARDDAADVALDANSDRLFGIEREGVPARIMVTLPSEAADDAELVVGFAEAGMDVARINCAHDGPEAWRKMIANVNDAAQKVGRDIEVSMDLAGPKIRTGAVADGPKVGRARTTRDDAGTVLTPAKLWLTPRVVDLGGPGGPEDPDESRDGAVASLPAPVPAGLPGRPALPLTVDAGWLANLEVGSEITLHDNRSAKRHFTVTHVEDGGVLAEGNRNAYIADGTLLRHDYEKTRATGVPPVTRKLRFEVGDEMIITSETVESVPRQESGEVPRLSCTLPEAVAALQVGQPVLFDDGAIAAEVVSVGAADGSADVESADAGDVDVVKHHEARLKVTRAKPGGQNLAGHKGINLPTTDLPVPALTEEDAENLRFVAENANVAAVSFIRTPEDVAHVLEELETIAAEYEAAGNAELAERSRNLGIVLKIETIPAFENLPEILVAGMRHANMGIMIARGDLAVELGFQRMGEVPGQILALAQAARVPTILGTQVLESLAKSGLPARAEITDAAFALRAECVMLNKGPHITEAIVILDDLAKKMGRSQRKNRIMLRRIRSWDGETR; this is encoded by the coding sequence ATGCATCACGATGTCCGGCCCTTGATCGAGCAGCTCGACGATCTGATCGGGCAGCTCGACCGCGTCAGCGCCGACGCGGCGGACACGTTGGCGGGCGTGCACCCGGAGCACCGCGCCGGCGCCGAGAACCTGCTGCAGTACGCGCACCTGCGCACCATCGACATCCGGGAGCTGCAGAACGGGTTGCACGACCTCGGCGTGACCAGCCTGACCACCGCCGAGTCCGGCGTGTACGGGCGCCTGGTCATCGCGCGCGCGGTGCTGCGGGCGCTGATCGGCGAGGAGCTGGACACCGACGTCGACGCGATCATCGCGCGCGACGACGCCGCCGACGTCGCGCTCGACGCCAACTCGGATCGCCTGTTCGGCATCGAGCGCGAGGGCGTGCCGGCCCGGATCATGGTGACCCTGCCGTCGGAGGCCGCGGACGACGCCGAGCTGGTGGTCGGTTTCGCCGAGGCCGGGATGGACGTCGCCCGCATCAACTGCGCGCACGACGGCCCGGAGGCGTGGCGGAAGATGATCGCCAACGTCAACGACGCCGCGCAGAAGGTCGGCCGGGACATCGAGGTGTCCATGGATTTGGCGGGCCCGAAGATCCGCACCGGCGCCGTCGCCGATGGCCCGAAGGTCGGTCGCGCCCGAACCACCCGTGATGACGCGGGGACGGTGCTCACCCCGGCGAAGCTGTGGCTGACGCCGCGCGTGGTCGACCTCGGCGGTCCCGGTGGTCCGGAGGACCCGGACGAGTCGCGCGACGGCGCGGTGGCGTCGCTGCCCGCCCCGGTGCCCGCCGGTCTGCCCGGCCGTCCGGCCCTGCCGCTGACCGTCGACGCCGGATGGCTGGCGAACCTGGAGGTCGGCAGCGAAATCACCCTGCACGACAACCGCTCGGCCAAGCGCCATTTCACCGTCACCCATGTCGAGGACGGCGGCGTGCTCGCCGAGGGCAACCGCAACGCCTACATCGCCGACGGCACCCTGCTGCGCCACGACTACGAGAAGACCCGCGCCACGGGCGTGCCGCCGGTGACCCGCAAGCTGCGGTTCGAGGTGGGCGACGAGATGATCATCACCTCCGAGACCGTCGAGTCGGTGCCGCGGCAGGAAAGCGGCGAGGTGCCGCGCCTGTCGTGCACCCTGCCCGAAGCCGTCGCCGCGCTGCAGGTCGGCCAGCCGGTGCTTTTCGACGACGGCGCCATCGCCGCCGAGGTCGTCTCCGTGGGCGCCGCCGATGGGTCGGCCGACGTGGAGTCGGCGGATGCCGGGGACGTGGACGTCGTCAAGCACCACGAAGCCCGCCTGAAGGTCACCCGGGCCAAGCCGGGCGGCCAGAACCTGGCCGGCCACAAGGGCATCAACCTGCCCACCACCGACCTGCCGGTGCCCGCGCTGACCGAGGAAGACGCCGAGAATCTGCGCTTCGTAGCGGAAAACGCCAACGTGGCGGCGGTGAGCTTCATCCGCACGCCCGAGGACGTCGCACACGTCCTCGAGGAGCTGGAGACCATCGCCGCCGAGTACGAGGCCGCGGGCAACGCCGAGCTGGCCGAACGCTCCCGCAACCTGGGCATCGTGCTGAAGATCGAGACCATCCCGGCCTTCGAGAACCTCCCCGAAATCCTCGTCGCCGGCATGCGCCACGCCAACATGGGCATCATGATCGCCCGGGGCGACCTCGCCGTGGAACTCGGCTTCCAGCGCATGGGCGAAGTGCCCGGCCAGATCCTCGCGCTCGCGCAGGCCGCCCGCGTGCCCACCATCCTGGGCACCCAGGTCCTCGAATCGCTGGCCAAGTCCGGCCTGCCCGCCCGCGCCGAAATCACCGATGCCGCGTTCGCGCTGCGCGCCGAGTGCGTCATGCTGAACAAGGGCCCGCACATCACCGAAGCCATCGTCATCCTGGACGATTTGGCCAAGAAGATGGGCCGCTCGCAGCGCAAGAACCGCATCATGCTGCGCCGCATCCGCTCCTGGGACGGTGAAACGCGATGA
- a CDS encoding M23 family metallopeptidase — MGYTGRHRKVSSLKIAKRNIAMIAAFAGIATAGSVPAAGAAPMPGVGSIVQDVVDGTFNTDMAPAAVTNTVVRPAAGELTSGYGPRWGRMHNGIDIANSVGTPIYAVMSGTVIDSGPASGFGNWIRIRHNDGSVSVYGHMETLSVSVGQTVGAGEYIAGMGNRGHSTGSHLHFEIHPDGSTPVDPEPWFAEHGIYF; from the coding sequence ATGGGTTACACCGGACGTCACCGCAAGGTCAGCTCCCTGAAGATCGCCAAGCGCAACATCGCGATGATCGCCGCCTTCGCGGGCATCGCCACCGCCGGCAGCGTTCCCGCCGCGGGCGCCGCCCCGATGCCCGGCGTCGGCTCGATCGTGCAGGACGTCGTCGACGGCACCTTCAACACCGACATGGCCCCGGCCGCCGTGACCAACACCGTCGTGCGCCCCGCGGCCGGCGAGCTGACCTCCGGCTACGGCCCCCGCTGGGGTCGCATGCACAACGGCATCGACATCGCCAACTCCGTCGGCACCCCGATCTACGCCGTCATGTCCGGCACCGTGATCGATTCCGGACCGGCCTCCGGCTTCGGCAACTGGATCCGCATCCGCCACAACGACGGCTCCGTGTCCGTCTACGGTCACATGGAAACCCTCAGCGTCAGCGTCGGCCAGACCGTCGGCGCCGGCGAGTACATCGCGGGCATGGGCAACCGCGGCCACTCCACCGGCTCGCACCTGCACTTCGAGATTCACCCCGACGGCAGCACCCCGGTCGACCCGGAGCCGTGGTTCGCCGAGCACGGCATCTACTTCTAG
- a CDS encoding DUF5926 family protein, producing the protein MGKKSRKNRAASDVNVPEGMSRRQAKLAARAAERERLAGNPRPFAGFDAEADLVALREFAPSATVPAEVAGAKRPIHLCTVLPGGIAALTRATSEGGAAYVAMQTQSRSNDAAADLARALEWARNADDGQQLDSAVDGTDGGALGDILTGVTLDDLEVHQDFEWWIPAGVERTQLVQQNLAVANDSIMPSHRLDLDVPGAVWWIDPGERAHIRWIRREDERQLLDALARVHAADRLSMGEGTKFAGVFRTDGVLVPVWDLDNTVAHDSWGEVIADAAARIEKALASDAPLTADERKSRDTIVSRQVTIR; encoded by the coding sequence GTGGGAAAAAAGTCTCGTAAGAACCGTGCCGCATCCGACGTCAACGTGCCCGAGGGGATGAGCCGCCGCCAGGCCAAGCTCGCCGCCCGTGCCGCCGAACGCGAACGCCTCGCCGGAAACCCCCGGCCGTTCGCCGGATTCGACGCCGAAGCCGATCTCGTCGCCCTGCGCGAGTTCGCCCCGTCGGCCACCGTGCCCGCCGAGGTCGCCGGCGCCAAGCGCCCGATCCACCTGTGCACCGTGCTTCCGGGCGGCATCGCCGCGCTGACCCGGGCCACCTCCGAGGGCGGCGCCGCCTACGTGGCCATGCAGACCCAGTCGCGTTCCAACGACGCCGCCGCCGACCTGGCCCGCGCCCTCGAATGGGCCCGCAACGCCGACGACGGGCAGCAGCTCGACAGCGCCGTCGACGGCACCGACGGCGGTGCGCTCGGCGACATCCTCACCGGCGTCACGCTCGACGACCTCGAGGTTCACCAGGACTTTGAATGGTGGATCCCCGCCGGCGTCGAACGCACCCAGCTGGTGCAGCAGAACCTCGCCGTCGCCAACGACTCGATCATGCCGTCGCACCGCCTCGACCTCGACGTCCCCGGCGCCGTGTGGTGGATCGACCCGGGCGAGCGCGCGCACATCCGCTGGATTCGCCGCGAGGACGAGCGGCAGTTGCTCGACGCCCTGGCCCGCGTCCACGCCGCCGACCGGTTGAGCATGGGCGAGGGCACCAAGTTCGCCGGCGTGTTCCGCACCGACGGCGTCCTCGTGCCGGTCTGGGACCTGGACAACACCGTCGCCCACGACTCGTGGGGCGAGGTCATCGCCGACGCCGCCGCGCGGATCGAGAAGGCGCTGGCCTCCGACGCGCCGCTGACCGCCGACGAGCGGAAGTCCCGCGACACCATCGTGTCGCGTCAGGTCACCATCCGGTAG
- a CDS encoding amidase family protein, whose amino-acid sequence MIVEPPVTNAGRGAARSAGSIVAAVTAGEESATELASRAVDALVGRPEDTGVATLTSNLAEVTAAAVDRRLRDPSAQRASGPGSRDDARRLTGLPVAVKDLYPISGVTCTLGSSRLARTAEHTADPVVRLLARGATIPATTATSEMGATAYTEPTDLPAPDNPLRPGRTPGGSSGGSAVAVASGAVAAALGSDGGGSIRVPAASCGLVGLKPAHDILGGRLATAGFLTRSLDDAALLANLPSPSQSPTRDDAGRVAGPRTGHLRIGVTVAPFHAEVAVARHWRDAALAAADRLSDAGHEVVEVPAPYPPEGPDVFHTFTEVMTYFASRLPDDDFSSMVRWIRERGSIVSDDVAAGHHRTRLGLGAAIRNRWDVDAVVTPTLAFDPPPIGHFAAMEPQDNFLAQTEWTPWLSLWNLTGWAGLSVPFGGSGASVHLGAVHCDAATLLRLAADLVDPLADLHSIERDLADRRRGLSGRRRDNGVAR is encoded by the coding sequence ATGATCGTCGAACCCCCCGTCACCAACGCCGGCCGCGGTGCCGCCCGCAGCGCCGGGAGCATCGTCGCGGCGGTGACGGCGGGCGAGGAGTCGGCGACCGAATTGGCGTCGCGGGCGGTCGACGCCCTGGTGGGCCGCCCGGAGGACACGGGCGTGGCCACGTTGACGTCGAATCTGGCGGAGGTAACGGCGGCTGCGGTGGACCGGCGGCTGCGCGACCCTTCCGCGCAGCGCGCGTCCGGGCCGGGTTCGCGTGACGACGCCCGCCGCCTGACCGGTCTGCCCGTCGCCGTCAAGGATCTGTACCCGATCAGCGGGGTGACCTGCACCCTCGGGTCGTCCCGGTTGGCGCGGACCGCGGAGCACACGGCGGATCCGGTGGTTCGCCTGCTGGCCCGCGGTGCGACGATTCCCGCCACGACGGCGACGTCGGAGATGGGTGCGACGGCCTACACCGAGCCGACGGACCTGCCCGCGCCGGACAATCCGCTGCGTCCCGGGCGCACGCCGGGCGGGTCGTCGGGTGGTTCCGCCGTGGCGGTGGCGTCGGGTGCGGTGGCGGCGGCGTTGGGATCCGACGGCGGCGGTTCCATTCGCGTTCCGGCGGCCTCGTGCGGGCTGGTGGGTTTGAAGCCGGCGCACGACATCCTCGGGGGGCGTTTGGCCACGGCCGGTTTTCTGACGCGTTCGCTTGACGACGCCGCCCTCCTGGCCAACCTGCCCTCCCCGTCGCAGTCGCCGACTCGCGACGACGCTGGACGGGTGGCCGGACCGCGCACCGGCCACCTGCGCATCGGGGTGACGGTGGCGCCGTTCCATGCCGAGGTCGCCGTGGCGCGGCATTGGCGCGATGCCGCGCTGGCCGCCGCGGACCGCCTGTCCGACGCCGGGCACGAGGTCGTGGAGGTCCCCGCGCCGTATCCGCCGGAGGGCCCGGATGTTTTCCATACGTTCACAGAGGTCATGACGTATTTCGCGTCGCGGTTGCCGGACGACGATTTCTCGTCGATGGTCCGGTGGATCCGCGAGCGCGGCTCGATCGTCTCCGATGACGTCGCCGCCGGACACCACCGCACGCGGTTGGGATTGGGCGCGGCGATCCGTAACCGATGGGACGTCGATGCGGTGGTCACTCCGACGCTCGCGTTCGATCCGCCGCCGATCGGGCATTTCGCCGCGATGGAGCCGCAGGACAACTTCCTGGCGCAGACCGAGTGGACTCCGTGGCTGTCGCTGTGGAACCTCACCGGCTGGGCGGGGCTGTCGGTGCCCTTCGGCGGCTCCGGGGCGTCGGTTCACCTCGGGGCGGTGCACTGCGACGCGGCCACGCTGCTGCGTCTGGCCGCCGACCTGGTGGACCCGCTGGCCGATCTTCACTCCATCGAACGCGACCTGGCCGACCGACGCCGGGGGCTCTCCGGGCGCCGCCGGGACAACGGCGTGGCGCGATGA